From the genome of Triticum aestivum cultivar Chinese Spring chromosome 3B, IWGSC CS RefSeq v2.1, whole genome shotgun sequence, one region includes:
- the LOC123065392 gene encoding uncharacterized protein has product MYVHASRGASGDDGADMPAVVRADVWARANIPSVKQEDVDVVVHSVEPIDHVHLDGLLGNLQSFAVEMEVASRALALNVSVGFVHQVIDISDDESNDEVGYGRMV; this is encoded by the exons ATGTATGTTCATGCCTCCCGGGGAGCATCAGGCGATGATGGTGCAGATATGCCTGCAGTGGTCAGGGCCGATGTTTGGGCCCGTGCAAACATTCCATCGGTAAAACAAGAAGATGTTGATGTGGTTGTGCACAGCGTGGAGCCGATAGATCACGTGCATCTAGATGGTCTGCTCGGAAACTTGCAGAG TTTTGCAGTTGAGATGGAGGTAGCATCCCGTGCACTTGCTTTGAATGTCAGTGTGGGTTTTGTTCACCAGGTTATTGACATCTCTGACGATGAAAGCAACGATGAAGTTGGATATGGAAGAATGGTCTGA